A genomic window from Pseudomonadota bacterium includes:
- the wecB gene encoding UDP-N-acetylglucosamine 2-epimerase (non-hydrolyzing) yields MKILSVVGTRPNFMKVAPVCAAIEKHNRHYAGSPQTIEHILVHTGQHYDQLMSDSFFNDLNLPKPDINLGVGSGTHIEQLAEIMKKFAKVLLQVIPDVVIVVGDVNSTLACALAASKIFHDSKNVKPSIAHVEAGLRSFDQTMPEETNRVLTDHLSDYLFVTERSGILNLKKEGIPDEKVYFVGNTMIDTLLIFKDIANRSTILSNLGIASQVSKTTGTEETFKDCLITPYALLTLHRPSNVDNKPLFLNIIEALAEISIYLPVIFPAHPRTVNKINEFGINNYFNFLTGLQTCGNGAQISEKRINLIDPLSYIDFLCLMSNAKIVLTDSGGIQEETTCLGIPCVTVRNNTERPVTIEEGTNILAGTDKNKIIKCFHDQLRKIAATKSPDYWDGRAAERIIDVLAAKVYAQREKEGLC; encoded by the coding sequence GTGAAAATTCTCAGTGTAGTTGGCACCAGGCCGAATTTTATGAAGGTTGCCCCTGTCTGTGCAGCAATAGAAAAGCACAACAGGCACTATGCCGGTTCTCCGCAGACCATAGAACATATTCTGGTTCATACGGGCCAACATTACGATCAACTGATGTCAGATTCTTTTTTTAATGACCTGAATCTTCCCAAACCGGATATTAACCTGGGAGTTGGTTCCGGGACGCATATTGAACAATTGGCTGAGATCATGAAAAAGTTTGCAAAAGTTTTGCTTCAAGTTATACCTGATGTTGTGATTGTTGTAGGTGATGTAAATTCTACACTTGCATGTGCGCTCGCAGCTTCAAAAATATTCCATGATTCGAAAAATGTTAAACCATCTATTGCCCATGTTGAAGCAGGTCTCCGTTCCTTTGATCAGACTATGCCTGAAGAAACGAACAGGGTACTTACCGACCATCTCTCTGATTATCTTTTTGTTACCGAAAGAAGTGGAATACTTAATTTAAAAAAAGAAGGTATTCCAGACGAAAAAGTATATTTCGTCGGCAACACCATGATAGATACCTTGCTGATTTTTAAGGATATTGCAAACAGATCAACAATTCTGTCGAATTTAGGTATTGCTTCTCAAGTCAGCAAAACAACCGGTACAGAGGAAACATTCAAGGACTGCTTGATCACTCCTTATGCTTTATTGACGCTTCACCGTCCTTCAAATGTTGACAACAAGCCACTTTTTTTGAACATAATAGAAGCTTTGGCTGAAATCTCAATATACCTCCCTGTTATTTTTCCTGCCCATCCCCGTACTGTGAATAAAATTAATGAATTCGGTATCAATAATTATTTTAACTTTTTAACGGGACTTCAGACTTGTGGAAATGGGGCACAAATCTCAGAAAAAAGAATAAACCTTATTGATCCGTTAAGCTATATCGATTTTTTATGTCTAATGTCTAATGCGAAAATAGTTTTGACTGATTCCGGAGGTATTCAGGAGGAAACTACCTGTTTAGGCATACCCTGTGTTACGGTAAGAAATAATACTGAAAGACCTGTAACAATAGAAGAAGGAACAAATATTCTTGCAGGGACGGATAAAAACAAAATAATAAAATGTTTTCATGATCAATTAAGAAAAATTGCCGCCACTAAAAGTCCGGACTACTGGGACGGCAGAGCCGCCGAAAGAATCATCGATGTTTTAGCTGCAAAGGTATACGCACAAAGAGAAAAAGAGGGATTATGTTAG
- a CDS encoding glycosyltransferase family 2 protein, whose product MTEEINLSIIIVSWNTKDLLLQCLRSVISEISVFRSEIIVVDNASTDGSAAMVEQIFPEVTLIKNTSNLGFAKANNIGIQRSRGKYICLINSDIIVERFCIVNLYNYVEQYPQIAIVAPKILNPDSTLQPSCKQFPTLWNCTCRALAFDTLFPGTSLFSGQLMTFWAHNQIRRVDSLSGCFMMVRREAIDQAGLLDDSFFMYAEDKDWCKRFWGAGWQVVFYPGSTAIHFGGASSSIAPAEFAIEEWRANLQYWRKHYNTLQQAGFYLIIILHELVRTVIGLAVYLVKPSKRDVMLNKIKSSAACLHWMISRTP is encoded by the coding sequence TTGACAGAAGAGATTAATCTATCAATTATCATTGTAAGCTGGAATACGAAAGATTTGTTGCTGCAATGTTTACGATCTGTTATTTCAGAAATAAGTGTGTTCAGATCAGAAATTATAGTAGTTGATAATGCATCAACTGATGGTTCCGCTGCCATGGTGGAACAAATTTTCCCTGAAGTTACTCTTATAAAAAACACATCCAACCTTGGTTTTGCAAAGGCAAACAATATTGGAATTCAACGAAGTCGAGGTAAATACATTTGTTTAATAAACTCCGACATAATAGTAGAACGTTTCTGTATAGTTAACTTATATAATTACGTTGAGCAATATCCGCAAATTGCTATAGTAGCTCCAAAAATATTAAATCCGGACAGCACGCTCCAACCTTCATGTAAACAATTTCCAACATTATGGAATTGTACGTGTCGAGCTCTGGCTTTTGATACTTTATTTCCAGGAACGTCGTTGTTTAGCGGCCAATTGATGACTTTTTGGGCACATAATCAAATCAGGCGAGTAGATTCTCTCAGCGGTTGTTTTATGATGGTACGGCGTGAGGCAATAGATCAGGCGGGTTTGCTCGACGATTCCTTTTTTATGTACGCTGAGGACAAAGACTGGTGTAAGAGGTTTTGGGGTGCTGGTTGGCAGGTTGTGTTTTATCCGGGATCGACGGCTATTCATTTTGGCGGAGCAAGTTCTTCCATTGCTCCAGCAGAGTTTGCTATTGAGGAATGGCGTGCAAATCTGCAATATTGGAGAAAACATTACAATACACTGCAGCAGGCAGGATTTTATCTGATTATCATACTTCATGAACTGGTAAGAACCGTTATCGGATTAGCCGTCTATTTGGTAAAGCCATCTAAAAGAGATGTGATGTTAAATAAAATTAAGTCAAGTGCCGCATGCCTTCACTGGATGATTTCGCGAACCCCATAA
- a CDS encoding glycosyltransferase family A protein, whose translation MYVLITPARNEESFIGKTIEAVAAQSVLPKEWVIVNDGSTDRTEEVVASYQRDHSFIRLISVSEHQGRNFNSKAYAFQAGYRRLESKDYHFIGNLDADVSFESDYYKNILEKFSENLKLGIAGGIIAELVNNVYVLQNISLNSVAGATQLFRRECYENIGGYIPIMTGGIDTAAEIMARSKGWEVRTFPELTVLHHRRVASGKGNILAEGFRKGISHYLLGYHPLFQVARYMSRIKDKPYILGSFFILSGYLWALVRRYKRPIPDDVVRYLRKEQMRRLWSFLATGSRQKTGSG comes from the coding sequence ATGTACGTCCTAATAACCCCCGCAAGGAATGAAGAATCCTTTATTGGAAAAACGATTGAGGCAGTAGCTGCTCAATCTGTTCTCCCGAAGGAATGGGTGATCGTTAATGATGGGTCAACAGACCGCACTGAGGAAGTAGTTGCTTCATATCAGAGAGATCATAGTTTTATAAGACTTATATCTGTCTCTGAACATCAGGGACGGAATTTTAACTCGAAAGCGTATGCCTTCCAGGCAGGTTACAGGAGATTAGAGTCTAAAGATTACCACTTTATAGGTAATTTGGATGCTGATGTTTCTTTTGAATCTGATTATTATAAAAATATATTGGAAAAGTTCAGCGAAAATTTAAAACTGGGAATAGCAGGCGGAATTATTGCCGAGCTGGTAAATAATGTTTATGTATTACAAAACATCAGCCTCAACAGTGTCGCAGGGGCAACTCAATTGTTTCGTCGGGAGTGCTATGAAAATATCGGAGGATATATCCCTATCATGACCGGGGGGATAGATACTGCGGCCGAAATAATGGCGAGGTCGAAGGGGTGGGAGGTGAGAACATTCCCGGAACTTACAGTGCTCCATCACCGACGCGTTGCTTCTGGAAAAGGGAATATATTAGCCGAAGGATTTCGAAAGGGAATTTCACACTACCTGCTCGGGTATCACCCGTTATTTCAGGTAGCACGGTATATGTCACGCATTAAGGATAAACCATATATACTGGGAAGCTTTTTTATATTGTCAGGCTATCTTTGGGCTCTGGTCCGTCGATACAAAAGGCCAATCCCTGATGATGTTGTGCGATATCTGAGAAAGGAACAGATGAGACGGTTATGGTCGTTTCTTGCTACAGGGAGTCGTCAAAAAACAGGATCAGGATAG
- the asnB gene encoding asparagine synthase (glutamine-hydrolyzing), with the protein MVVSCYRESSKNRIRIDFLSQKKRQNMCGICGQFNYVENSPVDVSVVRAMARALSHRGPDDEGYHFSGSIGLGFRRLSIIDLEGGHQPMSDSEETIWVVFNGEIYNFPELRVELESQGYIFRTKSDTEVIIHGYKHWDDDVLQHLNGIFGLAIWDERKQKLILARDRLGVKPVYYKIQDGSLWFASEMRSITTSERGKPDVDPVAINLFLRYRYTPSPLTIINGIKKLAPGTKLTVEKGRYLVERWWKYQPIPFDPLPDFRQAEDDLLHLYKRAVKRQLISDVPLGLLLSGGVDSGLLLALMEAHGSDWQTFTVGFGDEFRDDELDAAANTARILGARNSGIKMEKKDFDDIFSKVVWALEEPIAASSAIPMYSLCEHVRSKVKVALMGQGPDELFGGYKRHIGVQYGRYWRALPKPFRKLMGSVVGYLPRNEAAKRAIYSLDVQERMVRYQHVFSLMSGGFVDSLFQDGILPDGAGDRILECWQGLEPMIEYTDELGGFQFLEVRSALPDELLLYADKLSMAHGLEIRVPFLDQEVVEYAEKLPASYKVRNGSGKWIHKQVCKRFLPDEIIKRRKLGFVTPVDEWFRQGVYGGAESSLLDNNAIMYNYFQYERVQQLIKEHRSGRHNHFKILFSLLFLNAWFNTFLS; encoded by the coding sequence ATGGTCGTTTCTTGCTACAGGGAGTCGTCAAAAAACAGGATCAGGATAGACTTTCTCTCTCAAAAAAAAAGGCAGAATATGTGCGGAATTTGCGGCCAGTTTAATTATGTGGAGAACTCTCCGGTGGATGTTTCAGTCGTGAGAGCTATGGCCCGCGCTTTGTCTCACCGGGGGCCGGATGATGAAGGATATCATTTTTCCGGTTCTATTGGATTAGGTTTTAGAAGATTGTCGATAATAGACCTTGAAGGCGGCCACCAACCTATGTCTGACAGTGAAGAGACGATATGGGTAGTGTTTAATGGTGAAATTTATAATTTTCCTGAATTAAGAGTCGAGCTTGAAAGTCAAGGATATATTTTTAGAACGAAATCAGATACAGAAGTCATAATCCATGGTTACAAACATTGGGATGACGATGTTCTTCAACATTTGAACGGGATATTCGGGCTCGCTATATGGGATGAAAGAAAACAAAAACTTATTCTGGCACGTGACCGTTTAGGTGTTAAGCCTGTATATTACAAGATTCAGGATGGGTCTCTCTGGTTTGCTTCAGAAATGAGGTCTATAACAACCAGTGAAAGAGGGAAACCCGATGTTGATCCGGTGGCTATCAACCTTTTCCTGAGATACAGATACACTCCGTCCCCGCTTACCATAATCAATGGTATTAAAAAGCTTGCCCCGGGAACAAAATTGACTGTTGAGAAGGGAAGGTATCTGGTTGAACGCTGGTGGAAGTACCAACCGATTCCCTTTGACCCTTTGCCCGATTTCAGACAGGCCGAAGACGATCTTCTTCATCTTTACAAGCGGGCAGTTAAAAGGCAACTCATAAGCGATGTCCCGCTTGGTCTTCTATTGAGCGGAGGTGTAGATTCGGGACTACTTCTTGCTCTTATGGAGGCACATGGCAGTGATTGGCAGACATTCACTGTTGGTTTTGGCGACGAATTCCGTGACGATGAGCTTGATGCGGCAGCCAATACTGCTCGTATTCTCGGGGCGCGCAATAGTGGAATCAAGATGGAAAAGAAAGACTTCGATGATATATTTTCGAAAGTCGTATGGGCGTTAGAGGAGCCTATTGCAGCCTCATCAGCCATACCAATGTACAGTCTGTGCGAACATGTTCGGAGCAAGGTGAAGGTCGCGCTCATGGGGCAAGGCCCCGATGAGTTGTTCGGCGGATACAAAAGGCATATCGGTGTCCAATACGGTCGATATTGGAGAGCATTGCCGAAACCGTTTAGAAAACTCATGGGTTCTGTTGTGGGGTACTTACCGCGGAATGAAGCTGCCAAACGAGCAATATACTCCTTAGATGTACAGGAAAGGATGGTCAGGTATCAACATGTGTTTTCACTTATGTCCGGTGGATTTGTCGACAGCCTTTTTCAGGACGGCATTTTACCTGATGGGGCTGGAGACAGGATTCTCGAATGCTGGCAAGGTCTAGAACCCATGATAGAATATACTGATGAACTCGGAGGTTTCCAATTCCTGGAGGTTCGGTCTGCTCTTCCTGATGAATTGTTGCTTTATGCAGATAAACTTTCTATGGCGCATGGTCTTGAGATAAGAGTTCCTTTTTTGGATCAGGAGGTTGTGGAATACGCGGAAAAACTTCCGGCATCTTATAAAGTACGTAACGGATCAGGGAAATGGATACACAAGCAGGTATGCAAGAGATTCCTGCCTGATGAGATTATTAAAAGAAGAAAGCTCGGTTTTGTTACGCCTGTTGATGAGTGGTTTCGTCAGGGGGTGTACGGTGGTGCAGAGAGCAGCCTGCTTGATAATAATGCTATAATGTATAACTATTTTCAGTATGAAAGAGTCCAGCAACTGATCAAAGAGCATCGAAGCGGTCGACACAATCACTTCAAGATACTCTTTAGTCTTCTTTTCCTTAATGCTTGGTTTAACACGTTTTTGTCATGA
- a CDS encoding right-handed parallel beta-helix repeat-containing protein → MSFKAFIAFFLFLLSLVGIMFVAMDGNSMMQRVLALDVREMMGKIKDKISDKKPLDLKVANLLDKKTASKEAELSSYCIRPAVGVNACANDGDGSSWSCATSPNGRGAFKGLPSKMKRGSTYYVGDGRYDWHILRESESGSQLITIKKAILTDHGANADWDNALGTGQSIFQGFKITTGYWILDGQRRNDDWKSGYGFAIDTSEKGGPGIYVGNTYSASHITIKYLEVIGGGDDNDKGGNNLICAGGIPGTTGWKIQYCYLHDAGGTPIQIIHNNNVLIEYCYIARNESHPKEHSEGIMAHDQNDSWIVRFNIWEDIEGTAVIAFVGDNWEIYGNVFYHTESNNPKVRKRWGVGNGTIATFTGRICNNTKIYNNTFANMRGHNNGIYFSSGQKNVAFNNLWYSCNHVEFANVDHDYNWFFKSGTQSEPNIQKGTENPFINEANNNFRLSKSTSPGKNDLGALYNTDIDGKIRGADGVWDRGAFEYSAEK, encoded by the coding sequence ATGTCTTTTAAGGCGTTTATCGCTTTTTTTCTTTTTTTATTGTCTTTAGTTGGGATCATGTTTGTTGCAATGGACGGAAATAGCATGATGCAAAGAGTTTTGGCCTTGGATGTGAGAGAAATGATGGGCAAGATTAAAGATAAGATAAGTGATAAAAAGCCCCTTGATCTGAAAGTTGCTAACCTGTTAGATAAAAAAACTGCATCTAAAGAAGCCGAACTATCGAGTTATTGCATCCGTCCGGCTGTTGGTGTAAATGCTTGCGCAAATGACGGCGATGGATCAAGCTGGTCTTGCGCAACATCACCCAATGGACGCGGAGCTTTTAAGGGGTTGCCTTCCAAAATGAAACGCGGAAGCACTTATTATGTGGGGGATGGACGATACGATTGGCACATTTTGAGAGAGTCCGAATCCGGATCGCAACTCATTACAATTAAAAAAGCCATTTTAACTGACCATGGGGCTAATGCTGACTGGGATAATGCCTTAGGAACAGGACAATCTATTTTTCAAGGTTTCAAGATCACAACCGGCTATTGGATCCTGGATGGCCAAAGAAGAAATGACGACTGGAAGTCCGGCTATGGATTTGCAATAGACACATCCGAAAAAGGTGGCCCCGGGATATATGTTGGTAATACATACAGTGCCTCCCATATAACAATTAAATATTTAGAAGTAATTGGTGGCGGGGACGACAACGATAAAGGTGGAAATAATTTGATTTGTGCAGGAGGGATTCCCGGTACAACCGGTTGGAAAATCCAGTATTGTTATCTTCATGATGCAGGTGGAACGCCAATTCAAATAATTCATAATAACAATGTTCTCATAGAATACTGTTATATAGCCAGAAACGAGAGTCACCCAAAAGAGCATTCGGAAGGAATTATGGCGCACGACCAAAATGACTCGTGGATCGTCAGATTTAATATATGGGAGGACATTGAAGGAACTGCTGTAATAGCATTTGTTGGCGATAACTGGGAGATTTATGGGAATGTGTTTTATCATACGGAAAGCAATAATCCAAAAGTCAGAAAACGCTGGGGTGTCGGTAACGGTACTATTGCGACTTTTACCGGTCGTATTTGCAACAATACAAAAATATATAACAACACGTTTGCAAATATGAGAGGTCATAATAATGGTATATATTTTAGTTCAGGCCAAAAAAATGTAGCATTCAACAATCTATGGTATAGTTGTAATCATGTTGAATTTGCTAATGTTGATCATGATTACAACTGGTTCTTCAAGTCTGGCACTCAATCAGAACCAAATATCCAAAAAGGCACCGAAAACCCTTTTATCAATGAAGCTAACAATAATTTCCGTCTCTCAAAATCCACTAGTCCAGGTAAAAACGATTTAGGCGCTTTATATAATACTGATATCGACGGTAAAATTCGCGGCGCCGATGGAGTTTGGGATAGAGGAGCATTTGAATATAGTGCGGAAAAATAA
- a CDS encoding lipopolysaccharide biosynthesis protein gives MQNAPHGSLHKRVIESGFWIFVLRVANQILSLIKMVILARILTPHDFGLAAVAMLTISTLEAFSQTGFQAALIQKEKSVREYLDSAWITAIARGAVLFSVIYFIAPRVSIFFNVSEATPIIRTVALILLIQGFNNIGVIYFQKDLEFKKEFMYQISGTFVEFIVAVSVSLLLKNVWGLVFGLLAGNCTTLIASYLLHPYKPHFYFDFKKIKDLLNFGVWVFGSSILIFLTSNGDNMVVGKMLGVSMLGLYQMSYRFGNLPTTEITHMVSKIAFPTYSKLKNDLIQLRDAYLKVLQFTLFFSFCAGGLMFSLADEFTKIILGDKWLPMVMPLKILVFAGMARSVSATAGPILYATGQPIIDTKMQTLRFFILAILIYPLTSKGGLIGASIAVFISELASSIGFTFFAIKRTYCGVWKFIRILYPLLINLFITICLISVLRNALPSYQLLWFILIACSGVFTYFILFYPFDRLINYGIYSLMRGSISILIKKVS, from the coding sequence ATGCAGAATGCACCTCATGGCTCGCTCCATAAACGTGTAATTGAGAGTGGGTTTTGGATATTTGTATTAAGAGTTGCCAATCAGATTCTTAGCCTGATTAAGATGGTTATTCTGGCAAGAATTCTTACACCTCATGATTTTGGGTTGGCAGCAGTAGCAATGCTTACTATATCGACCCTGGAAGCTTTTTCTCAGACCGGTTTTCAGGCAGCATTAATACAAAAAGAAAAGAGTGTTAGAGAATACCTTGATAGCGCATGGATTACCGCGATTGCAAGGGGGGCGGTTTTATTCTCGGTAATCTATTTCATTGCCCCTCGTGTGAGTATATTTTTTAACGTATCAGAAGCAACGCCGATTATTCGCACTGTTGCTCTCATATTACTTATCCAGGGATTTAATAATATTGGTGTTATATACTTCCAAAAAGATTTGGAATTTAAGAAAGAATTCATGTATCAAATATCCGGCACATTTGTTGAATTCATTGTTGCTGTTTCTGTTTCTTTATTGTTGAAAAACGTATGGGGTCTAGTATTTGGATTGCTTGCTGGTAATTGTACGACTCTCATCGCAAGTTACCTTCTACATCCGTACAAACCCCATTTTTATTTCGATTTTAAAAAGATAAAAGATCTTTTAAATTTTGGAGTTTGGGTCTTTGGCTCAAGCATTTTAATATTCCTGACAAGTAATGGAGATAATATGGTAGTGGGTAAAATGTTGGGGGTAAGCATGCTTGGATTATACCAAATGTCATACAGATTTGGAAATCTACCAACAACCGAAATTACCCATATGGTTTCCAAAATTGCTTTTCCAACATACTCAAAATTAAAAAATGATTTAATTCAGCTCAGAGATGCGTATTTAAAGGTATTGCAGTTCACGTTGTTTTTTTCCTTCTGCGCCGGCGGGCTTATGTTCTCTTTGGCAGATGAATTTACAAAAATTATATTAGGCGACAAATGGTTGCCAATGGTTATGCCACTGAAAATATTGGTTTTTGCAGGAATGGCACGTTCTGTTTCGGCAACAGCCGGTCCTATATTGTATGCTACGGGTCAGCCGATAATAGATACAAAAATGCAAACTCTCCGTTTTTTTATCCTTGCAATACTTATTTACCCGTTGACCAGTAAAGGAGGTTTAATTGGTGCTTCTATCGCTGTGTTCATAAGCGAGTTGGCAAGCAGCATAGGTTTTACGTTTTTTGCGATTAAGAGAACTTATTGTGGTGTCTGGAAATTTATCAGGATTTTATACCCGCTTCTTATAAACCTATTTATTACTATATGTTTAATATCAGTGCTCAGGAATGCTTTGCCTTCTTATCAGTTATTGTGGTTTATTTTAATTGCATGTAGCGGAGTTTTCACATATTTTATACTGTTTTATCCTTTCGACAGGCTTATAAATTATGGAATATATTCGTTAATGAGAGGAAGCATAAGCATATTAATAAAAAAAGTGTCTTAG
- a CDS encoding class I SAM-dependent methyltransferase, whose translation MGLKPGNEQYFNKSYDSKGRFVSYWHQINEVISLNPKNILEIGTGNKFFFNYLKDRGFDIISIDIDKKLNPKVVGNILDLPFKKSVFDVVTCFEVLEHLEFSIVPKAFGELARVSKKHIVISIPDTERAYRFNIQIPKIKEIKRLITIKRIRKPRINNEDEHRWEIGIQGYPLKRIINVMKKTFLYIENTYRVFEMPWHRFFILRKANEA comes from the coding sequence ATGGGATTGAAACCGGGCAATGAGCAATATTTCAATAAGAGCTATGATTCAAAAGGGCGCTTCGTAAGTTATTGGCATCAAATAAATGAAGTAATTTCTCTTAACCCAAAAAATATTCTTGAAATAGGAACCGGCAATAAGTTTTTTTTTAATTATCTCAAAGATAGAGGGTTTGACATAATTTCCATTGATATTGACAAGAAATTAAATCCGAAAGTAGTTGGTAATATTTTGGATTTGCCTTTCAAAAAATCTGTTTTTGATGTTGTTACTTGTTTTGAGGTACTTGAACATTTAGAATTTAGTATAGTACCTAAGGCCTTTGGCGAACTTGCTCGTGTGTCTAAAAAACATATAGTTATATCGATACCTGACACCGAAAGAGCATACAGATTTAATATTCAGATTCCAAAAATTAAAGAAATTAAAAGGCTTATTACGATTAAACGGATCAGAAAGCCTCGCATTAATAATGAGGATGAGCACAGGTGGGAAATCGGTATTCAAGGTTATCCTTTAAAAAGAATTATCAATGTAATGAAAAAAACATTTCTTTATATTGAAAATACATACCGTGTTTTTGAAATGCCATGGCATAGATTCTTTATCCTGCGAAAGGCTAATGAGGCATAA
- a CDS encoding glycosyltransferase, giving the protein MDTSIVFVTYNRLEYTKKSIVSLLNKDDDFLLYLWDNASTDGTQEYLKDISKDSRVKEVVFHKENVGPTYALNYFWHKCDTELVGKVDNDCLVEPGWIKIISKAHEDIPQLGAIACWHYRKDDFDESVASKKIQKFGKHFIFRHPWVCGTGFLLKKSIFLEAGDLEAGSPRIGMTDYFLKIAQRGYINGWYYPLILQEHMDDPFSPYSLTKNDDYFQKFHNITYSTRENKIKDIEDSKRISKEFLNTLLYGPFEAKHYTGWRAKLKRIISLKKRFFAKLDLLDKIKK; this is encoded by the coding sequence ATGGATACCAGCATCGTATTTGTTACCTATAATAGGCTTGAATACACAAAAAAAAGTATTGTATCGCTCCTTAACAAGGACGATGATTTTTTATTATATTTATGGGATAACGCTTCTACAGATGGCACACAAGAATATTTAAAAGACATTTCAAAAGATTCCAGAGTTAAAGAAGTTGTGTTTCACAAAGAAAATGTTGGGCCAACCTATGCGCTAAATTATTTCTGGCACAAATGTGACACTGAGTTGGTAGGCAAGGTTGACAACGATTGTCTTGTAGAACCAGGATGGATAAAAATTATTTCAAAGGCTCATGAAGATATCCCGCAGCTTGGAGCTATAGCTTGCTGGCATTACAGAAAAGATGATTTTGATGAAAGTGTTGCATCAAAAAAAATTCAAAAATTCGGAAAACACTTCATATTCAGACATCCCTGGGTGTGTGGTACCGGTTTTCTTCTTAAAAAGAGCATTTTTTTGGAAGCAGGAGACTTAGAGGCTGGGTCGCCGCGTATAGGGATGACCGATTATTTTTTGAAGATAGCGCAACGAGGCTATATTAATGGATGGTACTATCCGTTGATATTGCAGGAGCATATGGACGATCCATTTTCACCATACAGCCTTACTAAAAATGATGATTATTTTCAAAAATTCCATAACATTACCTATTCAACGCGAGAGAATAAAATCAAGGATATTGAAGACAGCAAACGGATTTCAAAGGAATTTCTCAACACTTTATTATACGGACCGTTTGAAGCCAAACATTATACCGGTTGGCGCGCTAAACTTAAAAGGATTATAAGTTTAAAAAAACGTTTTTTTGCAAAACTTGATTTATTGGATAAAATAAAAAAATGA
- a CDS encoding DUF2334 domain-containing protein, whose protein sequence is MKRIYYLLISTVLFSFIIILPLYSSEAKSLNIVFRYDDFSSISSDEFDIKILNVFQKYNIHCTFGVIPFVVEGNQHNPISQPTLPLSDKKAEIVREGINKGFVEVGLHGYTHQTYKIPSDRIYSEFSGVPFKIQESKIVQAKTFLEKRLATKISTFIPPWNTFDANTLTALQDNGFKQISAYIIRADSLLSSRLKSIPAVCGLSNLKEAIESARKIKDPQSVIVVLFHSYDFKGMGTSGIFTYDDLDNILSWLSSQQDINSLTIREAAERIEDLSGIRLMKYDSYLKSISLIPHQLYPASPHVYYSTNIFDKLILRAWIITFVFYFILILIIAKVSFFVGSVVLRKSRFTWALVHYGSLFLVLFILFYFIHYRILNAYYHGTIYYKVMFFISLITEYISWLSALIKARINKL, encoded by the coding sequence ATGAAAAGAATATATTATTTATTAATAAGCACAGTATTATTTAGTTTTATCATTATTCTTCCGTTATATTCATCAGAGGCGAAGTCATTAAATATTGTTTTTCGTTATGATGATTTTTCCAGTATTAGTTCGGACGAGTTTGATATTAAAATCTTAAATGTTTTCCAAAAATATAACATTCATTGTACATTTGGAGTCATTCCCTTTGTGGTTGAAGGCAACCAGCATAATCCAATATCTCAACCTACCTTGCCGTTGAGTGACAAGAAAGCTGAAATTGTCAGGGAAGGCATAAATAAAGGTTTTGTGGAGGTGGGGCTTCACGGGTATACCCACCAGACATACAAGATACCATCCGATAGAATATATTCTGAATTTTCAGGAGTTCCTTTCAAAATTCAGGAAAGCAAAATTGTTCAAGCAAAAACCTTTCTCGAGAAACGTCTTGCCACTAAAATCAGTACTTTCATCCCTCCATGGAATACTTTCGATGCAAACACTTTAACAGCTCTTCAAGATAATGGTTTTAAGCAAATCTCTGCCTATATCATAAGGGCGGATAGCTTATTGTCAAGTCGACTGAAATCCATACCAGCCGTTTGCGGTTTATCAAACTTGAAGGAAGCAATAGAGTCAGCACGAAAAATAAAAGACCCTCAGTCTGTTATTGTTGTTTTATTCCATAGTTATGATTTTAAGGGGATGGGAACAAGCGGCATTTTCACTTATGATGATTTAGACAATATCCTGAGTTGGCTTTCATCTCAACAGGATATCAATTCTCTTACTATTCGTGAAGCAGCGGAAAGGATAGAAGATTTAAGCGGTATACGGCTGATGAAATATGACTCTTATCTTAAATCTATTTCTTTAATACCGCATCAGTTATATCCGGCATCGCCTCATGTGTATTACTCAACAAATATTTTTGATAAATTAATACTGAGGGCGTGGATAATTACCTTCGTATTTTATTTTATCCTCATTCTAATTATAGCAAAAGTATCATTTTTTGTCGGCTCAGTTGTTCTCAGGAAAAGCAGATTTACATGGGCACTTGTTCACTACGGATCACTGTTTCTTGTCTTATTTATTTTATTTTATTTTATTCACTATCGAATACTTAATGCTTATTACCACGGAACAATCTATTACAAAGTTATGTTTTTTATTTCCTTAATTACAGAGTATATATCTTGGCTGAGCGCTTTAATTAAAGCACGAATTAATAAATTGTAA